A section of the Girardinichthys multiradiatus isolate DD_20200921_A chromosome 5, DD_fGirMul_XY1, whole genome shotgun sequence genome encodes:
- the hyls1 gene encoding uncharacterized protein hyls1 isoform X2 produces MLLSGTRYSKETAAALLRSSFFVTQERPLYQRFLQLSFSGKFLPHKNKVDNTMDNLDFSVEEIQQQLAVLGYRNIPKHRLLEFKQDLDKVIRHGQWKNLASATPTNINSQTATSHSSPPAYTKEKVSLLYSKGSSAGFFMHQEKTYRDTKSVGPRLQLPAGAPNRLQEEPDTEDTLDSLLSESYTSFSEHQERRFIKRKVLRKRKGKSLICDESVYTEDSVSHLSCGSLQLLHSYPGLLASYLINALFAWPVGGRPCIDATSRLEEQIAELDLSTSHQKDDEAESEDVSDESDYQSSETDGVDSSAFESYIKGMIQTQSYQDVRPKPKSFIRPVMCQPVIKKTDPVAKYFQYKQMWEMFQVSGEKDRKALRWEIKEKLAYQPLPPKPRRVYVPNTYTVPTEKKRSTLRWMIRNDLANGHLPQKIHCQF; encoded by the exons ATGTTGCTGTCAGGGACTCGCTATAGCAAGGAAACAGCAGCAGCTTTGTTAAGGAGCTCGTTTTTTGTTACACAGGAGCGGCCATTATACCAGAGGTTCCTTCAGCTCTCT TTTTCTGGTAAATTCCTCCCTCATAAAAACAAAGTTGACAACACTATGGACAATCTGGACTTCTCAGTAGAAGAAATTCAACAACAACTGGCTGTACTTGGCTATAGGAACATACCAAAACACAGGCTGCTGGAGTTTAAGCAAG ATCTTGATAAAGTGATTCGCCATGGACAGTGGAAGAACCTGGCCTCTGCCACGCCTACAAACATAAACTCTCAGACAGCAACATCTCATTCAAGTCCTCCTGCTTATACTAAAGAAAAAG TCAGCCTGTTGTACTCTAAAGGATCCAGTGCAGGATTTTTCATGCATCAAGAGAAAACATACCGGGACACCAAG TCTGTGGGTCCGAGGCTGCAGCTCCCAGCTGGTGCTCCCAACAGGCTGCAGGAAGAGCCGGATACCGAAGACACCCTGGACTCACTTCTGTCTGAAAGCTACACTTCCTTTTCCGAGCACCAGGAGAGGCGATTTATCAAGAGAAAGGTTTTAAG AAAACGAAAAGGAAAGTCTCTCATCTGTGATGAATCGGTGTACACAGAAGATTCAG tttcccacctgagctgtgggtctctacagctcctccacagttacccGGGCCTCTTGGCGTCTTATTTGATTAATGCCCTCTTTGCCTGGCCTGTAGGTGGACGGCCGTGCATTG ATGCCACGAGCCGTCTAGAAGAGCAGATAGCTGAGCTTGATTTATCCACGTCACATCAGAAGGATGATGAAGCAGAGAGTGAAGATGTAAGTGATGAGAGTGACTACCAGAGTTCAGAGACGGATGGTGTCGACTCAAGTGCCTTCGAATCCTATATCAAAGGCATG ATTCAGACACAGAGTTATCAGGATGTAAGGCCCAAACCAAAATCCT TCATCCGACCAGTGATGTGTCAACCAGTCATAAAGAAGACTGATCCAGTGGCCAA GTATTTCCAGTACAAACAGATGTGGGAAATGTTCCAAGTGTCTGGAGAGAAGGACAGGAAAGCTCTCCGCTGGGAGATAAAG GAAAAGCTTGCATACCAGCCTCTGCCT CCTAAACCTCGAAGAGTTTACGTTCCCAACACCTACACTGTTCCGACAGAGAAGAAACGTTCCACGCTCCGCTGGATGATCAGGAACGATCTGGCAAATGGGCACCTCCCACAAAAGATTCATTGTCAGTTTTAA
- the hyls1 gene encoding uncharacterized protein hyls1 isoform X6, which produces MLLSGTRYSKETAAALLRSSFFVTQERPLYQRFLQLSFSGKFLPHKNKVDNTMDNLDFSVEEIQQQLAVLGYRNIPKHRLLEFKQDLDKVIRHGQWKNLASATPTNINSQTATSHSSPPAYTKEKVSLLYSKGSSAGFFMHQEKTYRDTKKNKNNSWPMRHCDSYAEQSVGPRLQLPAGAPNRLQEEPDTEDTLDSLLSESYTSFSEHQERRFIKRKVLRKRKGKSLICDESVYTEDSVSHLSCGSLQLLHSYPGLLASYLINALFAWPVGGRPCIDATSRLEEQIAELDLSTSHQKDDEAESEDVSDESDYQSSETDGVDSSAFESYIKGMIQTQSYQDVRPKPKSCISSTNRCGKCSKCLERRTGKLSAGR; this is translated from the exons ATGTTGCTGTCAGGGACTCGCTATAGCAAGGAAACAGCAGCAGCTTTGTTAAGGAGCTCGTTTTTTGTTACACAGGAGCGGCCATTATACCAGAGGTTCCTTCAGCTCTCT TTTTCTGGTAAATTCCTCCCTCATAAAAACAAAGTTGACAACACTATGGACAATCTGGACTTCTCAGTAGAAGAAATTCAACAACAACTGGCTGTACTTGGCTATAGGAACATACCAAAACACAGGCTGCTGGAGTTTAAGCAAG ATCTTGATAAAGTGATTCGCCATGGACAGTGGAAGAACCTGGCCTCTGCCACGCCTACAAACATAAACTCTCAGACAGCAACATCTCATTCAAGTCCTCCTGCTTATACTAAAGAAAAAG TCAGCCTGTTGTACTCTAAAGGATCCAGTGCAGGATTTTTCATGCATCAAGAGAAAACATACCGGGACACCAAG aagaacaaaaacaacagttggCCAATGAGACATTGTGATTCATACGCTGAACAGTCTGTGGGTCCGAGGCTGCAGCTCCCAGCTGGTGCTCCCAACAGGCTGCAGGAAGAGCCGGATACCGAAGACACCCTGGACTCACTTCTGTCTGAAAGCTACACTTCCTTTTCCGAGCACCAGGAGAGGCGATTTATCAAGAGAAAGGTTTTAAG AAAACGAAAAGGAAAGTCTCTCATCTGTGATGAATCGGTGTACACAGAAGATTCAG tttcccacctgagctgtgggtctctacagctcctccacagttacccGGGCCTCTTGGCGTCTTATTTGATTAATGCCCTCTTTGCCTGGCCTGTAGGTGGACGGCCGTGCATTG ATGCCACGAGCCGTCTAGAAGAGCAGATAGCTGAGCTTGATTTATCCACGTCACATCAGAAGGATGATGAAGCAGAGAGTGAAGATGTAAGTGATGAGAGTGACTACCAGAGTTCAGAGACGGATGGTGTCGACTCAAGTGCCTTCGAATCCTATATCAAAGGCATG ATTCAGACACAGAGTTATCAGGATGTAAGGCCCAAACCAAAATCCT GTATTTCCAGTACAAACAGATGTGGGAAATGTTCCAAGTGTCTGGAGAGAAGGACAGGAAAGCTCTCCGCTGGGAGATAA
- the hyls1 gene encoding hydrolethalus syndrome protein 1 isoform X3, translated as MLLSGTRYSKETAAALLRSSFFVTQERPLYQRFLQLSFSGKFLPHKNKVDNTMDNLDFSVEEIQQQLAVLGYRNIPKHRLLEFKQDLDKVIRHGQWKNLASATPTNINSQTATSHSSPPAYTKEKVSLLYSKGSSAGFFMHQEKTYRDTKKNKNNSWPMRHCDSYAEQSVGPRLQLPAGAPNRLQEEPDTEDTLDSLLSESYTSFSEHQERRFIKRKVLRKRKGKSLICDESVYTEDSDATSRLEEQIAELDLSTSHQKDDEAESEDVSDESDYQSSETDGVDSSAFESYIKGMIQTQSYQDVRPKPKSFIRPVMCQPVIKKTDPVAKYFQYKQMWEMFQVSGEKDRKALRWEIKEKLAYQPLPPKPRRVYVPNTYTVPTEKKRSTLRWMIRNDLANGHLPQKIHCQF; from the exons ATGTTGCTGTCAGGGACTCGCTATAGCAAGGAAACAGCAGCAGCTTTGTTAAGGAGCTCGTTTTTTGTTACACAGGAGCGGCCATTATACCAGAGGTTCCTTCAGCTCTCT TTTTCTGGTAAATTCCTCCCTCATAAAAACAAAGTTGACAACACTATGGACAATCTGGACTTCTCAGTAGAAGAAATTCAACAACAACTGGCTGTACTTGGCTATAGGAACATACCAAAACACAGGCTGCTGGAGTTTAAGCAAG ATCTTGATAAAGTGATTCGCCATGGACAGTGGAAGAACCTGGCCTCTGCCACGCCTACAAACATAAACTCTCAGACAGCAACATCTCATTCAAGTCCTCCTGCTTATACTAAAGAAAAAG TCAGCCTGTTGTACTCTAAAGGATCCAGTGCAGGATTTTTCATGCATCAAGAGAAAACATACCGGGACACCAAG aagaacaaaaacaacagttggCCAATGAGACATTGTGATTCATACGCTGAACAGTCTGTGGGTCCGAGGCTGCAGCTCCCAGCTGGTGCTCCCAACAGGCTGCAGGAAGAGCCGGATACCGAAGACACCCTGGACTCACTTCTGTCTGAAAGCTACACTTCCTTTTCCGAGCACCAGGAGAGGCGATTTATCAAGAGAAAGGTTTTAAG AAAACGAAAAGGAAAGTCTCTCATCTGTGATGAATCGGTGTACACAGAAGATTCAG ATGCCACGAGCCGTCTAGAAGAGCAGATAGCTGAGCTTGATTTATCCACGTCACATCAGAAGGATGATGAAGCAGAGAGTGAAGATGTAAGTGATGAGAGTGACTACCAGAGTTCAGAGACGGATGGTGTCGACTCAAGTGCCTTCGAATCCTATATCAAAGGCATG ATTCAGACACAGAGTTATCAGGATGTAAGGCCCAAACCAAAATCCT TCATCCGACCAGTGATGTGTCAACCAGTCATAAAGAAGACTGATCCAGTGGCCAA GTATTTCCAGTACAAACAGATGTGGGAAATGTTCCAAGTGTCTGGAGAGAAGGACAGGAAAGCTCTCCGCTGGGAGATAAAG GAAAAGCTTGCATACCAGCCTCTGCCT CCTAAACCTCGAAGAGTTTACGTTCCCAACACCTACACTGTTCCGACAGAGAAGAAACGTTCCACGCTCCGCTGGATGATCAGGAACGATCTGGCAAATGGGCACCTCCCACAAAAGATTCATTGTCAGTTTTAA
- the hyls1 gene encoding hydrolethalus syndrome protein 1 homolog isoform X4 — translation MLLSGTRYSKETAAALLRSSFFVTQERPLYQRFLQLSFSGKFLPHKNKVDNTMDNLDFSVEEIQQQLAVLGYRNIPKHRLLEFKQDLDKVIRHGQWKNLASATPTNINSQTATSHSSPPAYTKEKVSLLYSKGSSAGFFMHQEKTYRDTKKNKNNSWPMRHCDSYAEQSVGPRLQLPAGAPNRLQEEPDTEDTLDSLLSESYTSFSEHQERRFIKRKVLRKRKGKSLICDESVYTEDSVSHLSCGSLQLLHSYPGLLASYLINALFAWPVGGRPCIDATSRLEEQIAELDLSTSHQKDDEAESEDVSDESDYQSSETDGVDSSAFESYIKGMIQTQSYQDVRPKPKSFIRPVMCQPVIKKTDPVAKYFQYKQMWEMFQVSGEKDRKALRWEIKEKLAYQPLPNQPLH, via the exons ATGTTGCTGTCAGGGACTCGCTATAGCAAGGAAACAGCAGCAGCTTTGTTAAGGAGCTCGTTTTTTGTTACACAGGAGCGGCCATTATACCAGAGGTTCCTTCAGCTCTCT TTTTCTGGTAAATTCCTCCCTCATAAAAACAAAGTTGACAACACTATGGACAATCTGGACTTCTCAGTAGAAGAAATTCAACAACAACTGGCTGTACTTGGCTATAGGAACATACCAAAACACAGGCTGCTGGAGTTTAAGCAAG ATCTTGATAAAGTGATTCGCCATGGACAGTGGAAGAACCTGGCCTCTGCCACGCCTACAAACATAAACTCTCAGACAGCAACATCTCATTCAAGTCCTCCTGCTTATACTAAAGAAAAAG TCAGCCTGTTGTACTCTAAAGGATCCAGTGCAGGATTTTTCATGCATCAAGAGAAAACATACCGGGACACCAAG aagaacaaaaacaacagttggCCAATGAGACATTGTGATTCATACGCTGAACAGTCTGTGGGTCCGAGGCTGCAGCTCCCAGCTGGTGCTCCCAACAGGCTGCAGGAAGAGCCGGATACCGAAGACACCCTGGACTCACTTCTGTCTGAAAGCTACACTTCCTTTTCCGAGCACCAGGAGAGGCGATTTATCAAGAGAAAGGTTTTAAG AAAACGAAAAGGAAAGTCTCTCATCTGTGATGAATCGGTGTACACAGAAGATTCAG tttcccacctgagctgtgggtctctacagctcctccacagttacccGGGCCTCTTGGCGTCTTATTTGATTAATGCCCTCTTTGCCTGGCCTGTAGGTGGACGGCCGTGCATTG ATGCCACGAGCCGTCTAGAAGAGCAGATAGCTGAGCTTGATTTATCCACGTCACATCAGAAGGATGATGAAGCAGAGAGTGAAGATGTAAGTGATGAGAGTGACTACCAGAGTTCAGAGACGGATGGTGTCGACTCAAGTGCCTTCGAATCCTATATCAAAGGCATG ATTCAGACACAGAGTTATCAGGATGTAAGGCCCAAACCAAAATCCT TCATCCGACCAGTGATGTGTCAACCAGTCATAAAGAAGACTGATCCAGTGGCCAA GTATTTCCAGTACAAACAGATGTGGGAAATGTTCCAAGTGTCTGGAGAGAAGGACAGGAAAGCTCTCCGCTGGGAGATAAAG GAAAAGCTTGCATACCAGCCTCTGCCT aatcaaCCTTTACATTAA
- the mrpl4 gene encoding 39S ribosomal protein L4, mitochondrial, translating to MLRFSCVVFSRGAARRFASSFSNETALPPNLRLPTNLVDPARLKRPPPSADSSLPLLRECDAAIPAHLSPVRTWVETLENKDSEPLGLAELHPDVFAVAPRLDVLHTVETWQRNYKRISHANTKVRSEVRGGGRKPWKQKGSGRARHGSIRSPLWRGGGVSHGPRGPNSYYYMLPMKVRVLGLKVALSSKLAQQYLHIVDSLNIPTADSQYLLDLIRCRHWGESVLLVDVCQEFPDNMLQATANLKTVNLIPAIGLNVHSMLKHEAIILTLDTVRFLEEKLLWHDQRYTPLYPFRLPYSDFP from the exons tttgCTTCTTCTTTCTCCAATGAGACAGCTCTACCTCCAAACTTGCGCCTCCCCACAAATCTTGTGGATCCTGCCAGATTAA AGCGGCCTCCACCTTCAGCAGACTCCTCGCTGCCTCTACTCAGGGAATGCGATGCTGCGATTCCTGCTCACCTGAGCCCCGTGCGAACATGGGTGGAGACTCTGGAGAATAAGGACAGCGAACCATTGGGTCTGGCTGAGCTTCACCCTGATGTCTTTGCAGTGGCTCCAAG GCTTGATGTTCTCCACACTGTTGAAACATGGCAGAGAAACTACAAAAGAATT AGTCACGCTAACACAAAGGTGAGGTCAGAGGTGCGAGGTGGAGGCAGgaaaccatggaaacaaaaaggaagtggAAGAGCTCGCCATGGAAGCATCCGATCACCTCTATGGAGAGGAG gtGGGGTTTCTCATGGACCAAGAGGACCAAACAGTTACTATTACATGTTGCCCATGAAAGTTCGAGTGCTGGGGCTGAAGGTGGCGCTAAGCTCCAAGTTAGCTCAG CAATACCTCCACATTGTGGACTCCCTGAATATTCCCACAGCAGACTCTCAGTACCTGCTGGATCTCATCAGATGCAGACACTGGGGAGAATCTGTGTTACTGGTTGATGT ATGTCAAGAGTTCCCTGACAATATGCTCCAGGCTACAGCAAACCTAAAGACAGTGAACCTTATTCCAGCAATCG GTCTGAATGTACACAgcatgctgaaacatgaagcCATCATCCTCACCCTGGACACGGTCAGGTTTCTGGAAGAGAAGCTCCTTTGGCACGACCAGCGTTACACCCCTCTGTACCCATTCAGACTGCCCTATTCTGACTTCCCTTAG
- the hyls1 gene encoding hydrolethalus syndrome protein 1 homolog isoform X1, whose protein sequence is MLLSGTRYSKETAAALLRSSFFVTQERPLYQRFLQLSFSGKFLPHKNKVDNTMDNLDFSVEEIQQQLAVLGYRNIPKHRLLEFKQDLDKVIRHGQWKNLASATPTNINSQTATSHSSPPAYTKEKVSLLYSKGSSAGFFMHQEKTYRDTKKNKNNSWPMRHCDSYAEQSVGPRLQLPAGAPNRLQEEPDTEDTLDSLLSESYTSFSEHQERRFIKRKVLRKRKGKSLICDESVYTEDSVSHLSCGSLQLLHSYPGLLASYLINALFAWPVGGRPCIDATSRLEEQIAELDLSTSHQKDDEAESEDVSDESDYQSSETDGVDSSAFESYIKGMIQTQSYQDVRPKPKSFIRPVMCQPVIKKTDPVAKYFQYKQMWEMFQVSGEKDRKALRWEIKEKLAYQPLPPKPRRVYVPNTYTVPTEKKRSTLRWMIRNDLANGHLPQKIHCQF, encoded by the exons ATGTTGCTGTCAGGGACTCGCTATAGCAAGGAAACAGCAGCAGCTTTGTTAAGGAGCTCGTTTTTTGTTACACAGGAGCGGCCATTATACCAGAGGTTCCTTCAGCTCTCT TTTTCTGGTAAATTCCTCCCTCATAAAAACAAAGTTGACAACACTATGGACAATCTGGACTTCTCAGTAGAAGAAATTCAACAACAACTGGCTGTACTTGGCTATAGGAACATACCAAAACACAGGCTGCTGGAGTTTAAGCAAG ATCTTGATAAAGTGATTCGCCATGGACAGTGGAAGAACCTGGCCTCTGCCACGCCTACAAACATAAACTCTCAGACAGCAACATCTCATTCAAGTCCTCCTGCTTATACTAAAGAAAAAG TCAGCCTGTTGTACTCTAAAGGATCCAGTGCAGGATTTTTCATGCATCAAGAGAAAACATACCGGGACACCAAG aagaacaaaaacaacagttggCCAATGAGACATTGTGATTCATACGCTGAACAGTCTGTGGGTCCGAGGCTGCAGCTCCCAGCTGGTGCTCCCAACAGGCTGCAGGAAGAGCCGGATACCGAAGACACCCTGGACTCACTTCTGTCTGAAAGCTACACTTCCTTTTCCGAGCACCAGGAGAGGCGATTTATCAAGAGAAAGGTTTTAAG AAAACGAAAAGGAAAGTCTCTCATCTGTGATGAATCGGTGTACACAGAAGATTCAG tttcccacctgagctgtgggtctctacagctcctccacagttacccGGGCCTCTTGGCGTCTTATTTGATTAATGCCCTCTTTGCCTGGCCTGTAGGTGGACGGCCGTGCATTG ATGCCACGAGCCGTCTAGAAGAGCAGATAGCTGAGCTTGATTTATCCACGTCACATCAGAAGGATGATGAAGCAGAGAGTGAAGATGTAAGTGATGAGAGTGACTACCAGAGTTCAGAGACGGATGGTGTCGACTCAAGTGCCTTCGAATCCTATATCAAAGGCATG ATTCAGACACAGAGTTATCAGGATGTAAGGCCCAAACCAAAATCCT TCATCCGACCAGTGATGTGTCAACCAGTCATAAAGAAGACTGATCCAGTGGCCAA GTATTTCCAGTACAAACAGATGTGGGAAATGTTCCAAGTGTCTGGAGAGAAGGACAGGAAAGCTCTCCGCTGGGAGATAAAG GAAAAGCTTGCATACCAGCCTCTGCCT CCTAAACCTCGAAGAGTTTACGTTCCCAACACCTACACTGTTCCGACAGAGAAGAAACGTTCCACGCTCCGCTGGATGATCAGGAACGATCTGGCAAATGGGCACCTCCCACAAAAGATTCATTGTCAGTTTTAA
- the hyls1 gene encoding hydrolethalus syndrome protein 1 homolog isoform X5, which produces MDNLDFSVEEIQQQLAVLGYRNIPKHRLLEFKQDLDKVIRHGQWKNLASATPTNINSQTATSHSSPPAYTKEKVSLLYSKGSSAGFFMHQEKTYRDTKKNKNNSWPMRHCDSYAEQSVGPRLQLPAGAPNRLQEEPDTEDTLDSLLSESYTSFSEHQERRFIKRKVLRKRKGKSLICDESVYTEDSVSHLSCGSLQLLHSYPGLLASYLINALFAWPVGGRPCIDATSRLEEQIAELDLSTSHQKDDEAESEDVSDESDYQSSETDGVDSSAFESYIKGMIQTQSYQDVRPKPKSFIRPVMCQPVIKKTDPVAKYFQYKQMWEMFQVSGEKDRKALRWEIKEKLAYQPLPPKPRRVYVPNTYTVPTEKKRSTLRWMIRNDLANGHLPQKIHCQF; this is translated from the exons ATGGACAATCTGGACTTCTCAGTAGAAGAAATTCAACAACAACTGGCTGTACTTGGCTATAGGAACATACCAAAACACAGGCTGCTGGAGTTTAAGCAAG ATCTTGATAAAGTGATTCGCCATGGACAGTGGAAGAACCTGGCCTCTGCCACGCCTACAAACATAAACTCTCAGACAGCAACATCTCATTCAAGTCCTCCTGCTTATACTAAAGAAAAAG TCAGCCTGTTGTACTCTAAAGGATCCAGTGCAGGATTTTTCATGCATCAAGAGAAAACATACCGGGACACCAAG aagaacaaaaacaacagttggCCAATGAGACATTGTGATTCATACGCTGAACAGTCTGTGGGTCCGAGGCTGCAGCTCCCAGCTGGTGCTCCCAACAGGCTGCAGGAAGAGCCGGATACCGAAGACACCCTGGACTCACTTCTGTCTGAAAGCTACACTTCCTTTTCCGAGCACCAGGAGAGGCGATTTATCAAGAGAAAGGTTTTAAG AAAACGAAAAGGAAAGTCTCTCATCTGTGATGAATCGGTGTACACAGAAGATTCAG tttcccacctgagctgtgggtctctacagctcctccacagttacccGGGCCTCTTGGCGTCTTATTTGATTAATGCCCTCTTTGCCTGGCCTGTAGGTGGACGGCCGTGCATTG ATGCCACGAGCCGTCTAGAAGAGCAGATAGCTGAGCTTGATTTATCCACGTCACATCAGAAGGATGATGAAGCAGAGAGTGAAGATGTAAGTGATGAGAGTGACTACCAGAGTTCAGAGACGGATGGTGTCGACTCAAGTGCCTTCGAATCCTATATCAAAGGCATG ATTCAGACACAGAGTTATCAGGATGTAAGGCCCAAACCAAAATCCT TCATCCGACCAGTGATGTGTCAACCAGTCATAAAGAAGACTGATCCAGTGGCCAA GTATTTCCAGTACAAACAGATGTGGGAAATGTTCCAAGTGTCTGGAGAGAAGGACAGGAAAGCTCTCCGCTGGGAGATAAAG GAAAAGCTTGCATACCAGCCTCTGCCT CCTAAACCTCGAAGAGTTTACGTTCCCAACACCTACACTGTTCCGACAGAGAAGAAACGTTCCACGCTCCGCTGGATGATCAGGAACGATCTGGCAAATGGGCACCTCCCACAAAAGATTCATTGTCAGTTTTAA